AATGGTAATCATTCAAGCTTTTAATGGAGCCGGAGATACCAAAACCCCTACCCTTATTAATTTTATATGTTTTTGGTTGGTTGAAATTCCGCTCGCCTATTTTCTTGCAATAACATTAGAATGGAACGAAGAAGGCGTTTTTTACTCTATAGTAATAGCCGAATCACTTTTGGGTGTAATAGGCTTTATATTGTTCCGACGCGGAAATTGGAAAAAAACTAAAGTATAAAATGAAAGTAAGCGTAAAAATGGAAACTGCCGGACGCAGAGGCAAACAAGTTTCTGTCATCAGAGGAATCACACATAACCCCCAGGTGATTGAAGATTTAGAAAAGAAACTCAAAACACAATTGGGAACCGGCGGAACGATCAAAGGAAAAACGATAGAAATCCAGGGAGATCATGTGAGTCGAATAAAGAAAATCCTGGAAAAAGAAGGCTACGAAGTTAATTAGGTTTTTAGTAGCGAGGTTTTAGGTGTTAGATTTTATATAACTAACACCTTGAACCTAAAACCTTACACCTACAGCTTTACCTTACTCTCCTGTCGGGGATCTAAGTCATAAAGCGAAGATGCAGTCGCCTGAATGGTTTTGTACCACTCATTGCCAAACTTATCATTAATGGTATAAAAGTCAGCAAAATCTGGCTTTCTGATTGTCATTTTCCATTCCTGAGTTTTAGACTTAAATGTAGGATCTACATGCAAAAGCTCATGATATAGCATCATCTCTTTTGTGTCATTATCAAGCATATCCCAAAGCTCTCCGGATATCTCAATCAGGTAGTCATTTCCCGAATAGTGCTTTACTTCTCTGTTCGCCTTGATGCATTTCGCAGCTCTTTGTTTCGATAAATTTGGATAGACCAAGAAGTACCCAATCTCTGCAGGACCAAATTCCATCTTATATTTTTCTATAACATTTTTTGCTATAGACTCCACTTCCGGAGATTCCATGAGCTGTTTTGTAGAATGAATAGTCGCTTCTGCTTTTAAAAAATCGTTCTCTGGCATGAATAAATTTTATAGTCTGTAATTGAAAATTATGATTTTGGAACCAATACTGAAGTAGCTACAATTGAATACTCTTTCTGAGGACCTGTAATTGTTTCAGCGTCCTCACCGGCATCTTCAGCATAGTGTTTAGCCTTCTCTTCTGTGAGTTCTGTAACAGTAAAAGTACCAACCAATTTGACCGTTTTCCCTTGAGAATCAGTGGGAATAAAAAAGCCATAGTCTTTAAATGTAATGCGAGCAGAATACCCATCTTGATTAGCTACAAAAAAACATCCTTTCTTCTGGCAAACTTGAGCTACTTCAGTTTCGAGTGTAACTTCTTTTCCTTCAAATTCATCGCCACTCTTGATAATACTTACTAAAGATTGTGCTTCATTCCACTCAATTACTTCACTTCCAAAAACTTCGTAGTTCTCTGTAGTTTGAATCGGCTCTGAAAGACGAACTACTTCTGTTTCTTGGGCTAATACAGGTAAAGATGTTAATAAAACGAGGGCTATAGTTAATACTTTTTTCATGATCTTTGACTTAGTTTTATGCTTGCCCAAACATACAAAGTTTAGAAGCAATTTTTCATACTGAAATCAACTATTTATTGGAGTTATTTCTGCTCTGTTTCACAAAAATAAACTTTACGCCCACCCGTCTTTATAACCTGAATTTCCCGTCCACATTTATAACATGGTTTACCTTCCCGACCGTATACATAGTGTCTGTATTGTCTCCTGGAGGCTCCCTCTTCCTTAAGAACCTTAACCAAATCATCAGGAGTTGTTAAACCTCCTGTCTCATAAGATCGCCTTGACAAATAGATTGAGTTGTTCGCTAAAGCTTCTATTTGAGACTCAGTGCAATCTTTTGGCCTGAATTCCGGGTCAACTTTTGAAGCAAATAAAATTTCACTCCGCAGATAATTCCCAACTCCGCTCAAAAAACCCTGATCCAAAAGTAAAGTTGAGAGTTTTCTGTTATTGAAAGTATCGCTTTTGTATCGTTCTAAAACCTCTTCAAATGTTGTTTTTGGGTGAACAACATCCGGACCTAATTTTTCTATATAAGAGTGGCCTTCTACCTCATTATCTTTCAATATTTCAATCTCAGAAGCTGAATACAAGAAAGCAGATTTATCCTTCGTGTGGATCGCGACCCTGAGTGAGCGATTATTCTTGGGCACATTACCCCGATTCTGAATTATCCATTTACCATATAGCTGATTGTGTGAATAAAGATTCAGGTTATTCTCAAAAGACGTAATAATGGCCTTACCTCTGGGTGTAACCGAGTTTACCTTTAGCCCAACCAAACTTTCTTTAAAAGGCTTAAGCTCCTCAAACGCAAAAAAAAGGTCTTCAATTTCTTTACCGGATATAGCTTCTCCAATTTTATCTGCAGCTCTCCAAATTTCTGGTCCTTCAGGCATATTCGTTAGTTTTTAGTAGTGAGATGTTAGATTTGGAATTTGGTCATTGGTCATTGGTCATTGGTCATTGGTCATTGGTCATTGGTCATTAAAGTATTTGGTTCGTGACCTCAAAGTTCATACAATCGCTATCAAAAATCCGTTCAATGAAATCTGTAGTAACTCTTTTAGCAGGCTTTTTAGGCATCCTTTTCTTAGAAGGATTTGCCCGAGTTGTAATTACATTTTATCACAGAATTGAATTCCAATTCTTTGGAGTATCAAGTTTGCCCGGTGTTGACTGGGTGGTCATTATTCTTTTATCAGTTTTAATAAGTACGTGGCTACTGACTATGCTTATTTTGACCATAATTGATCAGAATAGCTTTTACCATGCTTTAACTTTTTGGATCATGCTAATGTTCTGGCGCGGTTTTGAAATATTCAATTCCTATTCTACAGAACCTTTATGGTACTTTATCATCACCATATTTCTACACACCTTAGGTGTCTATTTAGCCCTTAAACTATACACCCATCAAAATGAAATTATACAAGATTCTTAGTGTTGCGCTTCTATTTATAATCGGTTGCAGTGAAAAGGAAGTAGCAACTTTTACTCAGATTGAGTCACCAGCTGGAGAAAACAGCTCACTTCCACGACTTTTTATTGATGAATCCGGCACTGTATTCATGAGCTGGGTTGAAGAGAAAGGAAATCTGGCAGAGCTCAAGTATTCAACCTTTGAAGATTCTTTTTGGAGTGACCCCAAGGTGATTGCCAAAGATTCTACCTGGTTCTTAAACTGGGCAGATTATCCCTCTATTATTGCAAGAGACGGAGCTCCCTTTGCTGCCCATTGGTTAAATAAGAAAACTGGAGGCACTTACTCTTATGATGTAAATATCAGTACTTACCAAAATGGAGACTGGGCTTCTCCAATTAAGCCACATGAGGACGAAACACCCACTGAGCACGGTTTTGCGAGCATGATCCCAATGTCAGATTCCACCTTTCTTGCTGTTTGGCTTGATGGAAGGGAAACAGAAAATAGAGATCATAATGAGTATTCAAACATTGAAAAAGCAATGACGCTAAGGGGAGCTGTAATTCATAAGAACGGCTCTATCCTTCACAAATATCTAATTGACGATAGCGTATGCGACTGCTGCAGTACATCCTTAACCAAAACTAACGACGGTTATATGCTTGTTTACCGTGACAGGACAAACGAGGAGATCAGAGACATTAATTACACTAAATTTAAAGATGGTGTTTGGAGTGAACCCAAGCCTATTCATTCCGATAACTGGAAAATCGCTGCCTGCCCTGTAAATGGTCCTTCTGTCGATTCTGAAGATGGTACTGTAGCCATCGCTTGGTTCACTGGAGCAAATGAAGAACCAGCCGTCAAACTTTCAGTCTCAAATGATGATGGAAAAACATTTTCAGAAGCTATACTCTTGGACACTAAAGGACCTATTGGCCGTGTTGATGTTGAAGTATCTGATGACAAAATATGGGCTAGTTGGTTGTCTGCAGAAAAACCAAACGGTCATTTAAAAATTGCGAGCTTTACAAAATCTGGGAAATTACTAGAAACACATATTGTAGAAGAAGGTATTTCAAGTGAAAGGCAGGCTGGTTTTCCGGAACTGGAAATTGTAGATAGGAAGTTACTTGTAGCTTATACCGAAGTGATTGAGAAAGAGAAAAGAGTTAAAAATCTCATTTACAAATAACTGTAACTGATAGAATATGTTATTCTTTTGGAACGTCAGTTATCTGAATGTCATCTTTATAAATAGTAGCAACAATATCTATTTCATCTCCTGCAGCCGGTATTGCTGTTAGAGTAAAAGACTCTGCGCTTTCATCAGATATGCTAAATTGCCCCAATGTATGATCAGCAGTCAGGTTTAGTTCTTCTAAAGTAATAGAAACAAATGACCCATTTCCTCCACCAAACATATCACTTTTCCGATGATAGGATTGTGCATAATTGGCCGCTTCAATCATTTTTTGTTTGATTGATTCATGATTAGCTTGTACTTGGCTGCTCTCTAAGGTATTGATTGCAGTTATTGTTGCAATACCTATGATTATCATTGTTACAATCAAGAGAAGTAATTGTTGCTGTCCCATATTCGTTTACAATTATGAATATTGGTAAAATAAAAAAGCCCCAACATAATGTTGAGGCTTTTTTATTTTATCTCAACTAATTGGATTAGTTGTCTGGAGTATAGTTATCAGGAGTAATTGTACCTGTTAACTGGTCTGCAGCAGCAGCATCTGTACCTACAGTAAGAACTCCGTCTGCATCAACTGTACCTGGCACGTAATCCTCAGAACTTGCAGGATGTGCAGTGATAATAATTGATTGTGGGTTAACAGTTGTTAACTCATAGAATCCATTTTCGTTCTGAGCAACGGTACTGTCAGCAGAAATACCGTTAGCTGGGAATGCTAAGTTTTGGAATCCAATTCCTGTAAAAGTTCTACCACCACCACCAAGCATAGTTGGTTTCATGTAGTAAGACTGAGCAGAAGCAGCCATAGATGCCATATCGTTTCGAACAGCGTCAATGTTAGCTTGGTCTGCAGCAGTACCAAATGTGTTAATAGCCACAACCGTCGCGATACCTACGATGATTGTTACGAGTATTACGAGAAGTAATTGTTGTTGACCCATGATGATCTCCTATTGTATTGTTTGTTTTGTTTGTTAAACTGTTTTTTAATTTCTGATGCTAATTTTACTAATAACTGCATCAAAGTAAATTAGAAAATATTTAGTGTTTATTGATTGTTTCGGACACAAGAGTTTTGTCTTTTTCAATTGTTACAAATCTAACTTAATTAAAAAATCTTAATATTTGTAGAAAAAGATAAAACATTCTCAAATACCAAAAAACACTTTCTTTACTAAGGTACGTATGATTTTTCTATTCGGATGGTTAGTCTTCTTTAATTACATCGGATTTACTTCTCCACCCTGGGGCATCATCGTAATTTCCTCGGCTACGGTTCTTTTACTCAGTTCAGATAAAGCCAGTATAACCTTCCCTACATCTTCAGGATCAATCAATTTTTGTTCATCAATATCCACATCATCCCAGGATGTTGAAAATGTTTGACCAAGGTTTATGGCTGAAACAGCAACATTGGTATTCATAAGTTCTTTTCTAAGGGACCTTGTATAGCCCAAAAGAGCATGCTTGCTCATTGAATAGGCACCACTACCTCCCAACCCCTTAACAGCTCCTACAGAGCTTATGTTTACAATCAATGCCCTATCCTGTGCAGTTAGGACTGGCAAGAGTGTTTGGGTTAAATTAAATGCCCCTAAAGCATTAACCTGAAATTGAGATTCAAATTCTTCTGGACTCGTATCTCTTAGTATCTTATAGAGAAAGGAACCTGCATTGTTAATGAGAATCCCGGGATTAAAAGCGGAAAAGTCGATACTAGATATCTCTTCGGAGTTGGTAATATCAGCAGAAATAATAGTCACATCTTTTG
The window above is part of the Balneola sp. genome. Proteins encoded here:
- a CDS encoding DUF4920 domain-containing protein, whose product is MKKVLTIALVLLTSLPVLAQETEVVRLSEPIQTTENYEVFGSEVIEWNEAQSLVSIIKSGDEFEGKEVTLETEVAQVCQKKGCFFVANQDGYSARITFKDYGFFIPTDSQGKTVKLVGTFTVTELTEEKAKHYAEDAGEDAETITGPQKEYSIVATSVLVPKS
- a CDS encoding SDR family oxidoreductase, translated to MSFKDSSVIITGGSKGIGLSIAEVFAKNTERHLVLIARSKNDLKEAKEICLTAGAKDVTIISADITNSEEISSIDFSAFNPGILINNAGSFLYKILRDTSPEEFESQFQVNALGAFNLTQTLLPVLTAQDRALIVNISSVGAVKGLGGSGAYSMSKHALLGYTRSLRKELMNTNVAVSAINLGQTFSTSWDDVDIDEQKLIDPEDVGKVILALSELSKRTVAEEITMMPQGGEVNPM
- a CDS encoding translation initiation factor, whose amino-acid sequence is MKVSVKMETAGRRGKQVSVIRGITHNPQVIEDLEKKLKTQLGTGGTIKGKTIEIQGDHVSRIKKILEKEGYEVN
- a CDS encoding endonuclease VIII; translation: MPEGPEIWRAADKIGEAISGKEIEDLFFAFEELKPFKESLVGLKVNSVTPRGKAIITSFENNLNLYSHNQLYGKWIIQNRGNVPKNNRSLRVAIHTKDKSAFLYSASEIEILKDNEVEGHSYIEKLGPDVVHPKTTFEEVLERYKSDTFNNRKLSTLLLDQGFLSGVGNYLRSEILFASKVDPEFRPKDCTESQIEALANNSIYLSRRSYETGGLTTPDDLVKVLKEEGASRRQYRHYVYGREGKPCYKCGREIQVIKTGGRKVYFCETEQK